In Chrysiogenes arsenatis DSM 11915, the following proteins share a genomic window:
- the rnc gene encoding ribonuclease III, with protein MLNDSHAPLASLQAALGYTFSDLALLKRALTHRSFANEKHSSVAMNNERLEFLGDSVLGMVVSEYLLRQFPHEPEGKLSKTRSFVVNEKTLSRIASKKLNLGAYLLIGKGEENTQGREKASLLADALEATFAAMYLDGGLEKVRDVIIGLLESEIHGVVFEKKQRDYKTELQEVTQGKLGVIPTYHVLSEHGPDHEKTFAIRLMIGQEEFGRGEGTSKKAAEQLAAKQALARLAK; from the coding sequence ATGTTGAATGATTCGCATGCACCCCTAGCATCGCTTCAAGCGGCGCTAGGGTATACTTTTTCTGATCTTGCCCTTCTTAAAAGAGCCCTCACGCATCGCTCCTTCGCGAACGAAAAACACAGCAGTGTCGCCATGAACAATGAGCGTCTGGAGTTTCTTGGCGATTCTGTTTTAGGGATGGTAGTGAGTGAATATTTGTTGCGCCAATTTCCCCATGAGCCAGAAGGGAAGTTGAGTAAGACGCGCTCCTTTGTGGTGAACGAAAAAACGCTGAGTCGCATTGCATCCAAAAAACTCAACCTTGGAGCCTATCTCCTGATTGGCAAAGGGGAAGAGAATACGCAAGGTCGCGAAAAGGCGAGCTTGCTGGCGGATGCTTTGGAAGCGACTTTCGCCGCTATGTATCTTGATGGGGGATTGGAAAAAGTTAGAGATGTGATTATCGGCTTACTCGAATCAGAAATTCATGGCGTGGTTTTTGAAAAAAAACAGCGTGACTATAAAACTGAACTGCAAGAGGTGACGCAGGGGAAACTCGGCGTTATCCCAACGTATCATGTGTTGTCGGAGCACGGCCCCGATCACGAAAAAACCTTTGCCATCCGTTTAATGATCGGACAGGAAGAGTTTGGCCGTGGCGAAGGGACGTCAAAAAAAGCGGCAGAGCAGCTGGCAGCAAAGCAAGCGCTTGCACGGTTGGCGAAATAA
- the acpP gene encoding acyl carrier protein, which translates to MSIEQKVKEIVAEQLGVDIAEVSLKSSFIDDLGADSLDTVELVMGLEEEFGVEIPDDDAEKIATVEDAINYIEQHS; encoded by the coding sequence ATGTCAATTGAGCAGAAAGTTAAAGAAATTGTTGCTGAGCAGCTTGGAGTAGATATCGCAGAGGTTAGCCTGAAAAGCTCCTTTATCGATGACCTTGGTGCTGACAGTCTTGACACCGTTGAACTCGTGATGGGTCTTGAGGAAGAATTCGGCGTTGAAATTCCCGATGACGATGCAGAAAAAATCGCCACCGTGGAAGATGCCATCAATTATATTGAGCAGCATTCGTAA
- the fabF gene encoding beta-ketoacyl-ACP synthase II — protein sequence MRRVVVTGLGTVNPVGNSVAESWEALIAGRSGIGPTTLCEVDDLPSKIAGEVKNFDLPIEVVPKKDRKKMDRFIEFSMSAAAEAAKDAGFAIPFSDEFAPRVGVMIGSGMGGLPAIEDWQKTVMEKGIKRLTPFFIPMVIINLASGQVSIYLNAKGPNSCAVTACATGTHSIGDAFKLIERGACDVAFAGGTEAAITRLGVGGFAAMTALSTRNDEPTKASRPFDKDRDGFVMAEGAGVVVLEELGHAKARGAKIYAEVVGYGLTGDAFHITSPAPDGEGAARCMKMALQDAGIKDPGIAPTYVNAHGTSTHFNDLNESKAIRSAFGAAADSLLVSSTKSMVGHMLGAAGGFEAVVCCKALETGIIPPTINCDEPGEGCDLNYVPHVAQKANIEYAMSNSFGFGGTNATLIFRRYHG from the coding sequence ATGAGAAGAGTTGTTGTCACGGGACTTGGAACCGTAAACCCGGTCGGCAATAGTGTCGCGGAGAGTTGGGAAGCGCTGATTGCCGGGCGTTCAGGTATCGGCCCGACGACTTTGTGTGAAGTTGACGATCTCCCATCGAAAATAGCGGGCGAAGTCAAAAATTTTGACTTGCCGATTGAAGTTGTACCCAAAAAAGATCGCAAAAAAATGGATCGCTTTATTGAGTTTTCCATGAGTGCCGCGGCCGAAGCGGCAAAAGATGCCGGTTTTGCTATCCCTTTTTCCGATGAATTCGCACCGCGCGTTGGCGTGATGATCGGTTCTGGAATGGGGGGACTTCCCGCCATTGAGGATTGGCAGAAGACGGTAATGGAGAAAGGGATTAAACGGCTCACCCCGTTTTTTATCCCGATGGTTATTATCAACCTTGCTTCTGGCCAGGTTTCTATTTACCTCAATGCGAAAGGGCCGAACTCGTGCGCCGTAACCGCGTGTGCTACGGGCACGCACTCGATTGGCGATGCGTTCAAATTGATTGAACGTGGTGCCTGCGATGTGGCCTTTGCTGGCGGAACCGAAGCGGCGATTACCCGTCTTGGGGTTGGTGGCTTTGCGGCGATGACGGCGCTGAGTACCCGTAATGATGAGCCGACCAAAGCGTCGCGTCCTTTTGATAAAGATCGCGATGGTTTTGTTATGGCCGAAGGTGCCGGTGTGGTTGTGCTCGAAGAGCTGGGACACGCCAAGGCGCGCGGCGCGAAAATCTATGCTGAAGTGGTCGGATACGGTCTGACAGGCGACGCTTTCCATATCACCAGCCCAGCTCCAGATGGTGAAGGGGCGGCGCGTTGCATGAAGATGGCGTTGCAGGATGCTGGAATTAAAGACCCTGGCATTGCACCAACGTATGTGAATGCACACGGCACCAGTACGCACTTTAATGACCTAAACGAGAGTAAAGCGATTCGTAGTGCGTTTGGCGCAGCGGCTGATTCGCTGCTGGTCAGTTCGACAAAATCGATGGTTGGGCATATGCTTGGAGCGGCAGGTGGCTTTGAAGCCGTTGTCTGCTGTAAAGCGCTTGAGACGGGGATAATTCCACCGACTATCAACTGTGATGAGCCAGGTGAAGGGTGTGATTTGAATTATGTTCCACACGTAGCGCAGAAGGCGAATATTGAATATGCAATGAGCAATTCCTTCGGCTTCGGGGGAACCAACGCCACCCTGATTTTCCGGCGGTATCACGGCTAA
- the fabD gene encoding ACP S-malonyltransferase produces the protein MSNIAFLYPGQGSQVVGMGKSLLDQFPYTQTFFDQANDALGFNLQQLCFEGPEEELKITYNTQPALLVTSVMAHEVLRREVGMMPKTAAGHSLGEYSAITCAGGLAFADAVKLVHLRGKYMQDAVPVGRGAMAAIMNLEFDAIAEACQRASVEGVVMPANYNLPSQIVIAGAAKAVEVACGYCKEMGAKRAVMLPVSAPFHCSLMQPAQDRLAENIASVEFMDLNYTIINNADAAYIYSADDLRDSLIRQVTATVRWYESMQILVGDGFDTFVELGSGKVLSGMMRKIDKNVQCLSLETAEDLKKIEEFCHAHTK, from the coding sequence GTGAGCAATATCGCGTTTCTCTACCCTGGACAGGGGTCTCAAGTTGTTGGTATGGGCAAAAGCCTGCTCGATCAATTTCCGTACACTCAGACATTTTTTGACCAGGCAAACGATGCGCTGGGTTTCAATTTGCAGCAACTCTGTTTTGAAGGGCCAGAAGAAGAGCTGAAGATTACGTATAACACGCAACCGGCATTACTCGTTACGAGTGTTATGGCGCATGAAGTATTACGGCGTGAAGTTGGAATGATGCCGAAAACAGCGGCTGGGCACTCTCTTGGTGAATATTCAGCCATCACGTGCGCGGGAGGGTTGGCGTTTGCCGATGCCGTTAAACTGGTACATTTGCGTGGGAAATACATGCAGGATGCGGTGCCGGTTGGTCGTGGGGCAATGGCGGCCATCATGAATCTGGAATTCGATGCGATTGCCGAAGCGTGCCAGCGTGCGTCGGTGGAGGGTGTTGTGATGCCCGCCAATTATAATCTTCCGTCGCAAATCGTGATTGCGGGAGCGGCAAAAGCGGTCGAGGTAGCGTGTGGCTACTGCAAGGAAATGGGAGCAAAGCGGGCTGTCATGCTTCCGGTGAGTGCGCCTTTCCATTGTTCACTCATGCAACCTGCACAGGATAGATTAGCGGAAAACATTGCTAGCGTTGAGTTTATGGATCTGAATTATACGATAATTAACAACGCCGATGCTGCGTATATTTATAGCGCAGACGATCTGCGCGATTCATTGATTCGCCAGGTGACGGCGACAGTGCGCTGGTACGAAAGTATGCAAATACTCGTAGGTGATGGTTTCGATACCTTTGTTGAACTTGGTTCTGGTAAGGTTCTCAGCGGAATGATGCGCAAGATAGACAAAAATGTTCAGTGTCTCAGCCTTGAAACAGCAGAAGATCTCAAAAAAATCGAGGAGTTCTGTCATGCTCACACCAAATAG
- the fabG gene encoding 3-oxoacyl-[acyl-carrier-protein] reductase codes for MLTPNRTALVTGGSRGIGRAIALELATQGADVVINYASSAEAAEAVVAEIVAMGRKAKAIRGDVGASEACEALIKEATEFLGRIDILVNNAGITRDGLLMRMKEEDFSAVIDTNLKSAFLLSKLVCRGMMKQKWGRIIHISSVVGQMGNAGQINYVASKAGLIGMTKSMARELASKNVLVNAVAPGFIESDMTAGLSDDVRATMLGQIPLAGFGTPEDVAGAVVFLASDLSRYITGAVIPVNGGMYM; via the coding sequence ATGCTCACACCAAATAGAACGGCACTGGTTACTGGTGGGTCGCGCGGTATTGGTCGGGCGATTGCGCTGGAGTTGGCAACGCAGGGAGCCGACGTGGTGATCAACTATGCGAGCAGCGCGGAAGCGGCAGAAGCAGTGGTTGCCGAAATTGTGGCGATGGGGCGTAAGGCCAAAGCGATTCGGGGCGATGTTGGTGCTTCTGAGGCGTGCGAGGCGCTTATCAAAGAGGCAACCGAGTTTCTGGGTCGTATTGATATTTTGGTGAACAATGCAGGAATCACCCGTGATGGTTTGTTAATGCGGATGAAAGAAGAAGACTTTAGCGCGGTTATTGATACGAATCTTAAAAGCGCCTTTCTCCTGTCCAAGCTTGTTTGTCGTGGGATGATGAAGCAAAAATGGGGACGCATTATCCATATCAGCAGCGTGGTCGGACAGATGGGTAACGCTGGGCAGATTAACTATGTTGCCTCCAAGGCGGGCTTGATCGGGATGACAAAATCAATGGCTCGCGAGCTTGCTTCAAAAAATGTTCTGGTGAATGCGGTCGCACCTGGGTTTATTGAGTCGGATATGACGGCGGGACTCAGCGACGATGTGCGTGCGACGATGCTGGGGCAGATCCCACTCGCTGGTTTTGGCACACCGGAAGATGTTGCCGGAGCCGTGGTTTTTCTGGCCAGCGATCTTTCTCGCTACATAACCGGAGCCGTAATACCTGTGAATGGTGGAATGTATATGTAA
- a CDS encoding ABC transporter ATP-binding protein has protein sequence MAALLSLDSIVKRFGGILAVDTVSFELTESHGITALIGPNGAGKTSVINIVTGNYQLDSGTVFFCGEPIHTLPTHAIAARGIGRTFQNLELFRELTVVQNVMLGCWRSLRPSFWKSLIGSGSARAQRDAHQRAVAALEFCGIAHLADTEVHSLSFGTQRWVEIARALTLEPALLLMDEPAAGLTLTETAALGDLLRQIAARGISILLVEHEMDLVMNVSDHVIVLNQGALLAQGTPREIQQNQAVIDAYLGS, from the coding sequence ATGGCGGCGTTACTTTCGCTCGATTCCATTGTAAAGCGTTTTGGCGGTATTCTGGCTGTTGATACGGTTTCTTTTGAGCTGACAGAGAGTCATGGGATCACGGCACTTATTGGCCCGAATGGCGCGGGGAAAACATCGGTCATCAATATTGTGACCGGGAACTATCAGCTGGATAGTGGAACCGTCTTTTTCTGCGGCGAACCGATTCATACCCTCCCCACCCATGCTATTGCTGCGCGCGGCATTGGCCGCACGTTCCAGAACCTTGAACTTTTCCGCGAACTTACGGTGGTACAGAATGTTATGCTTGGATGTTGGCGCTCGCTGCGCCCCTCGTTCTGGAAAAGCTTGATCGGCTCCGGGAGTGCTCGCGCGCAGCGCGATGCGCATCAGCGAGCGGTAGCGGCGCTCGAATTTTGCGGCATTGCCCACTTAGCGGATACGGAAGTGCATTCCCTGAGTTTCGGCACGCAACGTTGGGTGGAAATTGCGCGTGCCTTAACGCTGGAGCCGGCGCTGCTTTTGATGGATGAACCGGCAGCAGGGCTGACGTTGACCGAAACGGCCGCATTAGGCGACCTCTTGCGTCAAATTGCGGCACGTGGCATATCCATTTTGCTGGTTGAGCACGAAATGGATTTAGTGATGAACGTGAGCGACCATGTGATCGTGCTCAATCAAGGGGCCTTATTGGCGCAAGGGACTCCTCGTGAAATACAGCAAAATCAGGCCGTTATAGATGCCTATCTTGGGAGTTGA
- a CDS encoding ABC transporter ATP-binding protein: MLKIRSLDVFYGSIQALQNIALHIKPGEYVTIIGANGAGKTTLLATISGLIAKCSGTIEYEGHQLVGMTPESIVNLGICHVPEGRRVFAPLSVADNLLLGGYTTHRKFGKSEVARLTEMVYQQFPRLAERRKQYAGTLSGGEQQMLAIGRALMGKPRLLLMDEPSMGLAPLITDEIFAHIASLRADGLSVLMVEQNAKKALQLCDRGYVLENGQFVMEGASEKLLHSNEIKRAYLGKDYKEKWEK; the protein is encoded by the coding sequence ATGTTAAAAATCCGTAGCCTTGACGTATTTTACGGTTCGATTCAGGCGTTGCAAAATATTGCGCTGCATATCAAACCGGGTGAGTATGTCACCATTATTGGTGCCAATGGTGCTGGGAAGACAACGCTGCTGGCGACGATTTCCGGACTGATCGCGAAGTGCTCGGGAACTATCGAATACGAAGGCCATCAGTTGGTCGGCATGACACCGGAGTCAATTGTCAACCTTGGTATCTGTCATGTTCCCGAAGGTAGACGCGTGTTTGCGCCGCTGAGTGTGGCCGATAACCTCTTGCTGGGCGGATATACGACGCACCGCAAGTTTGGCAAAAGCGAAGTGGCCCGTTTGACAGAGATGGTGTATCAGCAATTTCCGCGATTGGCCGAGAGGCGGAAACAGTATGCTGGCACGCTTTCGGGCGGCGAGCAGCAGATGCTGGCTATTGGGCGGGCGCTGATGGGAAAGCCGCGCTTGCTTTTGATGGATGAGCCGAGCATGGGACTCGCTCCCCTGATAACCGACGAAATTTTTGCCCACATCGCTTCGCTCCGGGCAGATGGTTTGAGCGTATTGATGGTTGAGCAGAACGCAAAAAAAGCGCTGCAACTCTGTGATCGTGGCTATGTGCTCGAAAATGGCCAGTTTGTGATGGAAGGGGCGTCAGAAAAGCTGCTTCACAGTAATGAAATTAAACGAGCGTATCTGGGAAAGGATTATAAAGAAAAATGGGAAAAATAG